From the genome of Deinococcus aerius, one region includes:
- a CDS encoding class I SAM-dependent methyltransferase produces the protein MNPVGNPRQSQENLNPELPLTPAQRSNLWPLTARGYPAWRAQSLTWLSGQPFPLEREARLFLGLCRPQPGQDWLDAGTSAGFYAGLLARTGCRVLAADLSAPMLAEARRREDHPNIDWLLTNLEASGLPDASFDGVTVGATLNETHDPARLLAELSRLTRPGGGLWLMYLGRTGGPLQRLLSLPATGGLTFPDPAWVARQLPGWTRTDGLRVGAVVFERYVKGVA, from the coding sequence ATGAACCCCGTGGGTAATCCGCGCCAGAGCCAAGAAAACCTGAACCCCGAGTTGCCCCTCACCCCGGCGCAGCGCAGCAACCTCTGGCCGCTGACCGCCCGGGGCTACCCGGCGTGGCGGGCACAGTCCCTGACGTGGCTCTCCGGGCAGCCTTTCCCGCTCGAACGGGAGGCGCGGCTGTTCCTCGGGCTGTGCCGTCCCCAGCCCGGGCAAGACTGGCTGGACGCGGGCACGAGCGCGGGCTTCTATGCGGGCCTGCTCGCGCGGACGGGCTGCCGGGTCCTCGCCGCCGACCTCAGCGCCCCCATGCTGGCCGAGGCGCGGCGGCGGGAGGATCACCCGAACATCGACTGGCTCCTCACGAACCTGGAGGCGAGCGGGCTGCCGGACGCGAGCTTCGACGGCGTCACGGTGGGCGCGACCCTCAACGAGACGCACGACCCGGCCCGCCTTCTGGCCGAACTCTCGCGCCTCACCCGTCCGGGCGGCGGGCTCTGGCTGATGTACCTGGGGCGGACGGGCGGGCCCCTCCAGCGCCTCCTCTCGCTTCCGGCCACGGGCGGCCTGACCTTTCCTGACCCCGCCTGGGTGGCACGGCAGCTCCCCGGCTGGACGCGGACGGACGGGCTGCGGGTGGGGGCTGTGGTGTTCGAGCGATACGTGAAAGGGGTGGCCTGA